Genomic DNA from Halobaculum sp. MBLA0147:
TGTCCGTCGACGGCTCCACCGTCGACGAACAGCGCCGCTGTCCGTCGTGTTTCGCCGACTGGATCGAACGCTACGAGACGGAGATGAAGCCGACCGAGGGCGTCACCATCGACGGCGACGAGGACATCATCGTCGACTGACCTGCGTCCCGCCGCGGTCGGACGCGGACTCGACGGGCGACCGCGACACCGCCGCCGCTCACGCACCGTCCGGGTCGAACCGGCAGGCGGTGTCGACCGCGAGTCCGGCCTCCTCGACGTGCGCCGCGAGACAGCCGTAGTTGCAGTACGCATCGGTCGCCGCCTCGGGATCACCCTCGGCGACGTACACCGGATCGTGTCTCGTCACGTCACAGCCGCAGTACGTGCAGTCGGTCACTGTCTCCTCCTCGCGTCTCGGTCGTCGCTCGCGCGTCACGAGCGTGTCGGTTCTGCGCGTCGCGCCCGCGCGGACGGCTCCGCACGTCGCGCCTGCGCGGACGACGCGGCCCCTCCGGAGTCGCGACGGCACACCACGCACCCCGTCGCGGTCCCCAGGGAGACGAGAGCCGTCGGCGCGCGCGAGACGCGAGTGAAACGAGCGTCTCGACTGCGAGCGGCGAGCGAAGCGAGCCGCGAGCCGCGCGAGGGCCGGCGGGTCGCGCGCGGTCGCGCGACCCGGCGGCGGTTGGGGAGGACGAGGCCCCACGCGGGGCCACGACCACACGGCTCGGCGACCCGGTGTCGCACCGCCCGCTCGGGAACACTGCGCTTCGCCGCCCTACTCTCCCTCACCCTGCCCGTCGTCCTCTTCTCCCTCCTCTTCGTCCTCGCCCGCGCTCAGTCCGTCCTCGTCCGGCCGGTCCAGCGCGCGCTCGCCGTCGTGGTACGGCGAGTAGCCGTCGAACCACCGGACGATCCGCTCGATCCGGTCGACGACGTGGGCCGGCTCGCCCGACCGCGACAGCTCGTGGCCCTCGCGCGGGTACCGCACCAACCGCGTGTCCACGCCGTGTTTCCGGAGGATCCGGTGGAATAACTCCGCCGTGTTCGCCGGCGTCCGGTAGTCGTCGTCCGAGTGGACCACCAACGTCGGCGTGTCCACCGCGTCCGCGTGCGCCACCGGCGACTGCTCCCACAGGAACGCCGGCTCCTCCCACGGCGTCGTGTCGTAGTCCCCCTCAACCAGCTTGTACGCGCCGTCCGTCGACCCGTAGAACCCCGTCAGGTCGTACACCCCGCGCTGGGAGACGGCCGCCGTGAACCGATCCGTCTGGCCCACCAGCCACGAGGTCATGTACCCGCCGAAGGAGCCGCCCGTGAGGAACACGCTCGACTCGTCGACGTACGACCGCTCCGCGACCGCCTCGACGCCGGCCATCACGTCCGTCGCCGTCACCTCACCCCAGTTCCGCTCGATCGCCTGCGAGTACGCCTCCCCGTACCCGGTCGAGCCACGCGGGTTCGACCAGAAGACGACGTACCCCCGCGCCGCGAGCGTCTGGAACTCGTGCCACATCGTTCCCGACGTGGTCCACATCGCGTGTGGCCCACCGTGGATCTCGACCGCCAACGGGTACGTCTCCGTCTCGTCGAACGCCGGCGGTGTCAGGACCCACCCGTCCACCTCCCCCTGCTCGGAGGTGATCGTGATCGACTCCGGTTCCTGCACGTCGACGGTCTCAAGGTACGCCTCGTTCATCTCCGTCAGCCGCCGCTCCTCGCCGTCCGCGACGACGAACACGTCTCCCGGGTGGTCCCACTCGCTGCGCGCGAGCGCCACCGCGTCCTCGCCCACCGAGGCCGCCGACACCGCACCGCCGCGGTACTCTCGCTCCGGTTCCTCGCTGGCGTCACCCGGCGCACTCCACAGACTCGTCGCCCCCTCGTCGGGCGTGGTGAAGTACACCCGCTCCTCGTCGGGACCCCACTGTGGCGCCGCCTCGTAGCCGAGCGTCCGATCGAGGTCCGCCGTCACCTCGTGGCAGGTGGCCGTCTCCCGGTCGTACACGTGCAACTCCGTCTGTTCGATGGACGCCCGCCCCGGCTCGGTGTACAGGTGTGCGATCCGGTGGTCCGTCGTCACCGCGAGCGCCGCTCCCCAGCCGGCGCCCCGGTACACGTCTGTCGTCTCCTCCGTGTCGGTGTCGTACGCGACGATGTCGTACTCGTCGCTGTCGTCGGGGTCCACGCCTACCTTCTCCGCAGTGAAGTACAGCGTCGTCCCGTCGCCCCACGCTGGTGCCGCGTGCTCGTGCGGTTCCTCGGTGACACGTGTCACGTCACCCGTCTCGATTTCGACGGTGTACACCTGTGTGTACGCGCCGTCGAAGTACCGCTCCGCTGACCGGTACACCGTCCGGTCGATCACTCGTGGGTCCGGTTCCTCCGGGTCGTACTCGTCCGGGACCGAGATGTCTCTCTCGGCCGCGCGATCGTCCTCGTGGACGCGCTGACAGAACGCGATTCGCGTGCCATCCGGACTCCACGCGATCGACGAGACGCCACCGACCACCTCGGTCACCTGTCGCGCCTCGCCACCATCACTCGGGAGGACCCACAACTGTTGTCTGTCGTCGTCTGCCCCGCGCGTCGACGTGAACGCCAGTCGGTCGCCGGACGGTGACCACCGTGGCTCGGCGTCGCGCCCCTCCGCCAGCGTGAACCGCCGGGTGTCTCCGTCGTCAAGGTCGGCCACGTACACCGTCGACTCGTACTGCTCGTCGTCTTCTGGCTGCACACGGGTGAACGCTACCCGCTCCTCCTCGTCGTGGAGATCGACACTCCCCGGTTTCGCCAGCTCGTGGTAGTCCGCCGCTCGAATTCGACTCGTCACACTCGTCGGTGGGCACGTCACGAGATGAGCCTTCTGGACCCGGCGCTGTGCGGGTCGTCGATCGAGAGAAGCCACGGGCCGGATTTGAACCGGCGTAGAACGGCTCTGCAGGCCGTCGCGTCTGACCGAACTCTGCCACCGTGGCGCGTCTGCTAGTGATCGTGGGAGTGGATTAAACGTAGCGGTCCACGACGACCGCTACACACGCAAAAAGCCCGGCAGAGGAGGTGTCCTCTGCCGGGCTCTGTATGAGTG
This window encodes:
- a CDS encoding prolyl oligopeptidase family serine peptidase, which gives rise to MTSRIRAADYHELAKPGSVDLHDEEERVAFTRVQPEDDEQYESTVYVADLDDGDTRRFTLAEGRDAEPRWSPSGDRLAFTSTRGADDDRQQLWVLPSDGGEARQVTEVVGGVSSIAWSPDGTRIAFCQRVHEDDRAAERDISVPDEYDPEEPDPRVIDRTVYRSAERYFDGAYTQVYTVEIETGDVTRVTEEPHEHAAPAWGDGTTLYFTAEKVGVDPDDSDEYDIVAYDTDTEETTDVYRGAGWGAALAVTTDHRIAHLYTEPGRASIEQTELHVYDRETATCHEVTADLDRTLGYEAAPQWGPDEERVYFTTPDEGATSLWSAPGDASEEPEREYRGGAVSAASVGEDAVALARSEWDHPGDVFVVADGEERRLTEMNEAYLETVDVQEPESITITSEQGEVDGWVLTPPAFDETETYPLAVEIHGGPHAMWTTSGTMWHEFQTLAARGYVVFWSNPRGSTGYGEAYSQAIERNWGEVTATDVMAGVEAVAERSYVDESSVFLTGGSFGGYMTSWLVGQTDRFTAAVSQRGVYDLTGFYGSTDGAYKLVEGDYDTTPWEEPAFLWEQSPVAHADAVDTPTLVVHSDDDYRTPANTAELFHRILRKHGVDTRLVRYPREGHELSRSGEPAHVVDRIERIVRWFDGYSPYHDGERALDRPDEDGLSAGEDEEEGEEDDGQGEGE